A single region of the Gasterosteus aculeatus chromosome 1, fGasAcu3.hap1.1, whole genome shotgun sequence genome encodes:
- the cldn10e gene encoding claudin-10, with translation MKIRVVQIWGFLMTVLGWIFVACTMAMEGWKISAIGGMGGSSIVKVAWFWSSLWRSCFTDSTAVTNCYDYPMLWSVEGHIQIVRGLLMAALSLGVLGFVLSLLGMECTYIGGKERSKYRKIYAGAWCHIISGFMSTCGYAVYAQYVSVEYFSPDFDGLRYDLGTPMFLGWVGSAFHLTGGFFYVWSVCKPLCGGETTVIKIKATKIQTLPDPEQNQSAPAVSESSSETKLSSVSELSSESELSSGSERSDLSAISSRSAHTSTSGRTAGSGRWSETSRTTGSAVWSMSSASTLSESRSSRTASSLSSSSRSKSSAYSQNSYI, from the exons ATGAAGATCCGCGTGGTCCAGATCTGGGGGTTCCTGATGACCGTGTTGGGCTGGATCTTCGTGGCCTGCACCATGGCCATGGAGGGCTGGAAGATCAGCGCCATCGGAGGAATGGGGGGCTCCTCCATCGTAAAGGTGGCCTGGTTCTGGTCCAGCCTCTGGAGATCCTGCTTTACAGACTCAACAGCTGTCACCAACTGCTATGACTACCCCATGCTCTGGTCCGTGGAGG GCCACATCCAGATAGTGCGAGGCCTGCTGATGGCGGCTCTCTCCCTGGGCGTGCTGGGGTTCGTGCTCAGTCTGCTTGGCATGGAGTGCACCTACATTGGGGGGAAAGAGCGGTCCAAGTACCGGAAGATCTACGCTGGGGCATGGTGCCATATCATCAGCG gttTCATGTCCACATGTGGCTATGCTGTCTATGCGCAGTACGTCTCAGTGGAATACTTCAGCCCCGACTTTGACGGCCTGAG GTACGACCTCGGCACCCCGATGTTCCTCGGCTGGGTTGGTTCCGCCTTCCACTTGACCGGTGGCTTCTTCTACGTGTGGTCGGTGTGCAAGCCGCTCTGCGGAGGAGAGACAAC GGTGATCAAAATCAAGGCAACCAAAATCCAGACACTCCCGGACCCGGAGCAGAACCAGTCCGCGCCGGCCgtgtccgagtcctcctccgaGACCAAACTGTCCTCCGTGTCCGAACTGTCGTCCGAGTCTGAACTGTCGTCCGGGTCCGAGCGCTCAGACCTGTCCGCCATCTCCTCAAGATCGGCACACACATCCACATCTGGACGCACGGCGGGGTCGGGGCGCTGGTCTGAAACCAGTAGAACCACCGGCTCCGCCGTGTGGTCGATGTCCAGCGCGTCGACTTTGTCCGAGTCGAGGAGCAGCCGGACGGCGTCGTCGTTGTCAAGCAGCTCAAGGAGTAAAAGTTCAGCCTATAGCCAAAACTCGTATATTTGA
- the cldn10d gene encoding claudin-10, whose translation MNYRAVVMYMEIGGFVSCLCGWVLVCSTLPTEYWTFSEVGTIVLTTGNYYSNLWRDCVSDTTGVSDCKDYPSMLALPAFLHGCRALAICAVITGFFGGVLTLVGMKCTKIGGSEIANARVTFAGGVTYLVSGLCGMVTYSWWANKVISEFLDVNFRAQKFELGAAVFVGWGGSVLLLSGGTVLTYFSAKEGLPKIDSSAARPQRPATYATARTGRTYRRPDTSSRAARGPPLFYEGGRSREAVKTRLTFNRDSFV comes from the exons ATGAACTACCGGGCGGTGGTGATGTACATGGAGATCGGCGGCTTCGTGTCCTGTCTGTGCGGCTGGGTCCTGGTGTGCTCCACCCTCCCCACCGAGTACTGGACCTTCTCCGAGGTGGGCACCATCGTGCTGACCACCGGCAACTACTACTCCAACCTGTGGAGGGACTGCGTCTCGGACACCACGGGGGTGTCGGACTGCAAGGACTACCCGTCCATGCTGGCCCTGCCTG CGTTCCTACACGGCTGTCGAGCGCTCGCCATCTGCGCCGTCATCACCGGTTTCTTCGGAGGCGTCCTCACACTCGTCGGGATGAAATGCACCAAAATCGGCGGATCGGAGATCGCCAACGCCAGGGTGACCTTCGCGGGAGGGGTGACCTACCTGGTTTCGG GGCTCTGTGGTATGGTCACCTACTCGTGGTGGGCCAACAAGGTCATATCAGAGTTCTTGGACGTAAATTTCAGGGCACAGAA ATTTGAACTTGGGGCTGCTGTTTTCGTTGGCTGGGGAGGGTCGGTGCTTCTCCTGTCCGGAGGTACCGTGCTGACTTACTTCTCTGCAAAAGAAGGCCttccaaaaat TGACAGCTCTGCAGCGAGGCCACAGAGGCCGGCCACTTATGCCACCGCCCGGACGGGACGCACCTACAGGAGGCCCGACACGTCGTCCAGAGCGGCTCGGGGGCCGCCACTGTTTTACGAAGGCGGGAGGAGCCGAGAAGCAGTGAAGACCAGGCTGACGTTCAACAGGGACAGCTTCGTCTAA